Proteins from a single region of Bacteroidota bacterium:
- a CDS encoding lmo0937 family membrane protein, translated as MLWTIAIILLVLWAIGLVSSYTIGGFIHILLVLAIITILIRLIQGRKVV; from the coding sequence ATGCTCTGGACAATAGCAATAATTCTTCTGGTTTTATGGGCCATTGGCTTAGTAAGTTCTTACACAATCGGAGGTTTTATTCACATTTTGTTGGTACTTGCAATAATTACAATTTTGATTCGACTAATCCAAGGTCGAAAAGTCGTTTAA
- a CDS encoding PAS domain-containing protein has translation MIKKFKSEFDARYSFEKALMTGYIFSLILLLLIGYITYKQMDEFKQAEASVVHTVNVIRQIKEVQTMRRGYEIDYLDRILTGEKNVTINIDTIDYELNKLSKMIQDNPEQVNNLEDLKLTIHDRKKQLDKFSKLFKGDKLQLQKYIETDLMTSYQKIGFQHRTMIAIEDSLLQKRTEESFSQANQTKTFIIVTSLLGASILFISLIISSKQIKLRNKAEDDLLQINEDLDLLVKKRTYDLEKTNDSLRNEIDIRKQTEQNLIRTQGRVKRLFETDLIGTFISDLQNGVIPEANDTFLKMIGYSKDDLPLKWDVIIPHNDLNSATEHTMTLKSNGFVEPFERVYIRKNGTKINVIVGAALLPDENNQVIAFALDITKDKILQKEFEEINKRLHLALKASKAAEWEWDLVNNKIYWSDDLYEMFGKNKDEFNPAITGWSELVFIEDRDTVNDAYRNSYKNKTNLDVDFRILKDDGTIKWLNLTGRFFINELEIPIIMSGLCIDITVKKKDEGLVHLQNSVSKVLADAQSDSLDEVFDTVLNSMCKVINFEIGNYWALDEHKKLGKRKVINKYADNPDVDFTPYSLIREDKHPESFAWQSFDDKKIRTSFILPIYVNSEFFGVIECLSKYRIEEEESLKELLYSISKQIGSFIEKKIAENNLKEAKDNLEIKVEERTAALNNVLVNLREEVETRIQKEEELKKLYYELREMQKEMVHQEKLTALGRFASGIAHEIRNPLANISSLAQFMAKSKTLDDKAKERLDYILININLANKIIKDLLQFASPDDINFKEGNVNKILNELYQSVKSRCEEKEMTCELMLDDSIPEFELNEEKLYSAFLNFITNSIDAVGTGGTVRISSLKEGENASVIISDTGSGIPPENLDKIFEPFFTTKDEGTGLGMGLAYSIIKSHRGDIKITSEVNKGTIVKIILPLKI, from the coding sequence ATGATAAAAAAGTTTAAAAGCGAGTTTGATGCCAGATACTCCTTTGAAAAAGCGCTAATGACGGGATACATCTTCTCGCTCATCCTTCTTCTGTTAATAGGTTACATTACTTACAAACAAATGGATGAATTTAAGCAGGCAGAAGCATCAGTGGTGCATACGGTTAATGTTATAAGACAGATAAAAGAAGTACAAACTATGAGACGAGGTTATGAAATTGATTATCTTGACAGAATATTAACGGGCGAAAAAAACGTAACCATCAATATTGATACAATAGATTATGAATTAAACAAGCTTAGTAAAATGATTCAGGATAATCCTGAGCAGGTAAATAATCTTGAGGATTTAAAACTTACAATTCATGATAGAAAGAAACAACTTGATAAATTCAGTAAACTATTCAAAGGAGATAAACTTCAGCTACAGAAATATATAGAAACTGATTTAATGACTTCATATCAGAAAATCGGATTTCAGCACAGAACTATGATTGCTATTGAAGATAGTCTTTTACAGAAAAGAACAGAAGAAAGTTTTTCACAAGCAAACCAGACTAAAACATTTATTATTGTTACTTCATTACTTGGCGCATCAATTCTATTTATTTCACTAATAATATCCAGTAAACAAATTAAACTCCGCAACAAAGCTGAAGATGATTTGCTGCAGATAAATGAAGACCTTGACTTACTCGTGAAGAAAAGAACTTATGATCTTGAAAAAACTAATGACTCACTCCGAAATGAAATTGATATAAGGAAACAAACTGAACAGAATTTAATAAGGACTCAGGGAAGAGTAAAACGTCTTTTTGAAACAGATTTGATAGGAACATTTATTTCAGACCTGCAGAACGGAGTAATACCTGAGGCGAATGACACATTCCTGAAAATGATTGGTTACTCAAAAGATGATTTACCCCTGAAGTGGGATGTTATCATTCCGCATAATGATTTAAATTCTGCAACAGAACATACAATGACTTTAAAGAGCAATGGATTTGTTGAGCCATTTGAAAGAGTTTATATTCGCAAGAACGGAACAAAAATTAATGTCATCGTTGGGGCAGCACTTTTACCGGATGAAAATAATCAGGTAATTGCATTTGCATTAGATATAACAAAAGATAAAATACTTCAAAAAGAATTTGAAGAAATCAATAAACGTCTTCACTTAGCTTTAAAAGCAAGTAAGGCAGCAGAGTGGGAGTGGGATCTGGTAAACAACAAAATATACTGGTCAGATGATTTATATGAGATGTTCGGAAAAAACAAAGATGAATTTAATCCGGCAATTACAGGATGGTCTGAACTTGTATTTATTGAGGATAGAGATACTGTCAATGATGCATACAGAAATTCCTATAAGAATAAAACAAACCTCGATGTTGATTTCAGGATACTAAAAGATGACGGTACTATAAAATGGCTGAACCTTACAGGAAGATTTTTTATCAATGAGCTTGAGATACCAATAATTATGAGCGGACTTTGTATAGATATAACTGTAAAGAAAAAAGATGAAGGTCTTGTACATTTACAGAATTCAGTTTCAAAAGTACTTGCAGATGCTCAGTCAGATTCCCTCGATGAAGTGTTCGATACTGTTTTAAACAGCATGTGCAAAGTAATAAATTTTGAAATAGGAAATTACTGGGCATTGGATGAACATAAGAAGCTCGGCAAACGAAAAGTTATTAACAAGTATGCTGATAACCCTGATGTAGATTTTACACCTTACAGTTTAATCCGTGAAGATAAGCACCCTGAAAGTTTTGCGTGGCAAAGTTTTGATGATAAAAAAATAAGAACTTCATTTATATTGCCGATTTATGTAAATAGTGAATTCTTTGGTGTAATAGAGTGTTTAAGTAAGTACAGAATTGAAGAAGAAGAAAGCTTAAAAGAGCTGCTATACTCAATAAGCAAGCAGATAGGAAGTTTTATTGAAAAGAAAATTGCAGAGAATAATCTTAAAGAAGCTAAGGATAATCTTGAAATCAAAGTTGAGGAAAGAACAGCAGCATTGAACAATGTTCTTGTAAATCTCCGTGAAGAAGTCGAAACAAGAATACAGAAAGAGGAAGAGCTTAAAAAACTTTACTATGAACTGAGAGAAATGCAGAAGGAAATGGTTCACCAGGAAAAACTTACAGCCTTGGGAAGATTTGCATCGGGTATTGCCCATGAGATTAGAAATCCGCTGGCAAATATAAGTTCACTTGCGCAGTTCATGGCTAAGTCAAAAACTCTTGATGATAAAGCTAAAGAAAGACTTGATTACATTTTAATCAATATTAATTTAGCGAATAAAATTATAAAAGATTTACTGCAGTTCGCTTCTCCTGATGATATAAACTTCAAAGAAGGAAATGTAAATAAAATTCTGAACGAACTTTATCAGAGTGTGAAATCCCGGTGCGAAGAAAAAGAAATGACATGCGAACTGATGCTTGATGATTCAATCCCTGAATTTGAACTGAACGAAGAAAAATTATATTCAGCATTTTTGAATTTTATAACTAACTCAATTGATGCAGTAGGCACCGGCGGAACTGTGAGGATAAGTTCATTAAAAGAAGGTGAAAATGCTTCTGTAATAATTTCTGATACGGGCTCCGGAATTCCACCTGAAAATTTAGATAAAATATTTGAACCGTTCTTCACTACAAAAGATGAAGGTACGGGACTTGGTATGGGATTGGCTTACAGTATTATAAAATCCCATCGCGGAGATATTAAAATAACAAGTGAAGTAAATAAAGGTACAATTGTAAAAATAATTCTACCATTAAAAATATAA
- a CDS encoding sigma-54-dependent Fis family transcriptional regulator → MAKILIVDDNKFIRYTLTTLLEDADYQCTQASDGFAAIKEVKETFYDLVILDMKLPGLSGREIFYEIKKSDPDVPVIFLTAFGDIQDAVDLMKKGAYHYVTKPFNNDEILILINKAIENRYLNKEINILRKKLDEGNDDIIGKSPEMNSVFNQVNIVAPTDLTVVIHGESGTGKEVIANLIHQKSERKDGPFIAVDCGAIPETLIESELFGHEKGAFTGADNMKQGKFELANNGTIFLDEITNLSDPNQVKLLRVIQERKLTRLGGKTNIPINIRIIVASNIRLAEFVNKKRFRHDLYYRLNEYNIDMPPLRARISDIPLFATFFINKCNKEFNKDVKGVSEDVMKELMDYDWPGNVRELRNVMRRAILMAGNDVITNIQIPKEINYHLDGDSEGMITNNLEDSKKNIEKEFIINALKETGGNKSKAAKLLNMNERTFYRKLKLYNL, encoded by the coding sequence ATGGCTAAAATCTTAATTGTAGATGACAACAAATTCATCAGGTACACATTAACAACATTGCTTGAAGATGCAGATTACCAATGCACACAAGCCTCTGACGGCTTTGCAGCCATCAAAGAGGTTAAGGAGACGTTCTATGACCTGGTCATACTTGATATGAAGCTTCCGGGACTATCGGGAAGGGAAATATTTTACGAGATAAAGAAATCTGATCCCGATGTTCCTGTAATATTCTTAACGGCTTTCGGAGATATTCAGGATGCAGTAGACCTTATGAAAAAGGGTGCGTATCACTATGTAACTAAGCCGTTCAACAACGATGAAATTCTTATCCTGATAAACAAAGCGATTGAGAACAGATATCTCAATAAAGAAATTAATATACTCAGAAAGAAACTTGATGAAGGCAACGATGATATAATAGGTAAGAGCCCTGAGATGAATTCTGTTTTCAACCAGGTAAACATTGTTGCGCCAACTGACTTAACCGTTGTTATTCATGGAGAGAGCGGAACGGGTAAAGAAGTTATTGCAAATCTTATACATCAGAAGAGCGAACGCAAAGACGGTCCCTTCATTGCCGTTGACTGCGGAGCTATTCCGGAGACATTGATAGAAAGCGAATTGTTCGGACACGAGAAAGGCGCATTCACAGGAGCAGATAATATGAAGCAGGGTAAGTTTGAGCTTGCAAACAACGGAACAATTTTCCTTGATGAAATAACAAACTTATCTGACCCGAACCAGGTGAAGCTGCTCAGAGTTATACAGGAAAGAAAACTTACAAGACTTGGAGGCAAAACAAATATTCCTATTAACATAAGAATTATTGTCGCTTCAAATATTCGCTTAGCAGAGTTTGTAAATAAGAAAAGATTCCGCCACGATTTGTATTACAGACTGAACGAATACAACATTGATATGCCGCCGCTAAGAGCGAGAATAAGTGATATTCCCCTCTTCGCAACGTTCTTTATTAATAAATGTAACAAAGAATTTAATAAAGATGTGAAAGGTGTATCTGAAGATGTAATGAAGGAGCTTATGGATTATGACTGGCCGGGTAACGTGCGTGAACTTCGTAACGTAATGCGCAGAGCGATACTTATGGCAGGCAACGATGTGATTACGAACATTCAGATACCTAAGGAAATTAATTATCATCTGGATGGTGATTCTGAAGGAATGATTACAAACAATCTTGAAGATTCGAAGAAAAATATTGAGAAAGAATTTATTATAAATGCGCTGAAAGAAACCGGCGGTAATAAATCTAAAGCAGCAAAGTTATTAAATATGAATGAGAGAACGTTCTATAGGAAACTTAAGCTTTATAATTTGTAA
- a CDS encoding response regulator encodes MNKVYVLLVEDDKYMNLTLSGFLQEEGYDIVSATSAQEALDKVHDNNKVYSLVILDYNLGNLSGMTGLDILQRMKSVNPDVKSILITAYSDNKIKELAREAGIDVFINKPFMLDDILDAVAKLTNSNPQTTEKIS; translated from the coding sequence ATGAATAAAGTTTATGTTTTACTGGTAGAAGACGACAAATATATGAACCTCACTCTCTCCGGGTTTCTGCAGGAGGAAGGATATGATATCGTTAGCGCCACAAGCGCACAGGAAGCCCTCGATAAGGTACACGACAACAATAAAGTTTATAGTCTGGTCATCTTAGATTATAATCTTGGTAACCTCAGCGGAATGACAGGATTAGATATACTTCAGCGTATGAAGTCAGTAAACCCTGATGTTAAATCAATTCTTATCACTGCATACAGCGATAATAAAATTAAGGAATTGGCAAGAGAAGCAGGAATAGATGTATTCATTAATAAGCCATTTATGCTTGATGATATACTTGATGCTGTTGCAAAGCTGACTAACTCAAATCCTCAAACAACAGAAAAGATTTCTTAA
- a CDS encoding YtxH domain-containing protein: MYKSSTPSGVPNFTYGFLTGGLIIGGLALLFAPKKGKNLRKDINKDIKKATTSLKNSAGEYLNEAGDFLNSAKESAEELITEGTHKISSLLNSTESKIVDNAGNLVTEGKSKLNKMMDSADHTIKDKQKSKHH, encoded by the coding sequence ATGTATAAATCATCAACACCAAGCGGAGTTCCTAATTTCACTTACGGATTTTTAACAGGCGGATTAATAATTGGCGGACTTGCGCTTTTGTTTGCACCTAAAAAAGGCAAGAACTTAAGAAAGGACATTAACAAAGATATAAAGAAAGCTACAACAAGCTTAAAAAATTCTGCCGGCGAATACTTAAATGAAGCAGGTGATTTTTTAAATTCTGCAAAGGAATCAGCTGAAGAGTTAATTACAGAAGGTACACATAAAATTTCAAGCTTACTGAACTCAACTGAAAGTAAAATTGTTGATAATGCCGGTAACCTTGTAACCGAAGGAAAGAGCAAGCTAAACAAAATGATGGATTCAGCAGATCATACAATTAAAGATAAACAAAAATCTAAACATCATTAA
- a CDS encoding YihY/virulence factor BrkB family protein yields MTFKNILWLIKETYYEFLDDKAFKMSAALSYYAAFSIGPMLIIIIAIAGFIFGEEAVKGQIFKEMHGLMGNDGALLLETILKGASSTSQGIFATVLSIIFLILGSIGVFLELQESLNIIWGVELKPGRGLKGFIKNRINSFSLVIATSFVMMISLVVNSVMTILNNYLGKTFSVLFPLADVLNNISSFAFITILFALIYKYLPDAIVPWKYVRIGAVMTAALFTLGKYLIGLYIGNSSYSSTYGAAASMVVLFVWIYYTGIILYFGAEFTQVYRERFGDSKILPDGDAIKIPKVSDLIKQSVSENTNTSGNSK; encoded by the coding sequence ATAACTTTTAAAAATATCCTATGGCTAATAAAAGAAACTTACTACGAGTTTCTGGATGATAAAGCTTTTAAAATGTCAGCCGCACTATCTTATTATGCGGCTTTTTCTATTGGTCCGATGCTGATAATAATTATTGCTATAGCCGGATTTATATTCGGAGAAGAAGCAGTAAAAGGGCAGATATTCAAAGAGATGCACGGCCTCATGGGAAATGACGGAGCTTTGTTATTGGAAACAATTTTAAAAGGAGCATCAAGTACATCGCAGGGAATTTTCGCAACTGTACTAAGTATAATATTTTTAATACTTGGTTCAATCGGAGTGTTTCTGGAACTGCAGGAATCTCTTAATATAATCTGGGGAGTCGAATTAAAGCCCGGAAGAGGATTAAAGGGATTTATTAAAAACCGAATTAATTCATTCTCACTTGTTATAGCAACATCATTTGTAATGATGATTTCGCTGGTAGTTAATTCAGTCATGACCATACTTAACAATTATCTGGGTAAGACATTCAGCGTATTATTTCCGTTGGCAGATGTATTGAATAACATATCGTCGTTTGCATTTATTACAATCCTCTTTGCTTTAATTTACAAATATCTTCCTGATGCAATTGTACCATGGAAGTATGTAAGAATCGGCGCAGTAATGACTGCAGCCCTCTTTACATTAGGGAAATACTTGATTGGGCTTTACATAGGAAATAGCTCTTACAGTTCAACCTACGGTGCAGCTGCTTCGATGGTTGTTCTATTCGTTTGGATTTACTATACAGGTATTATATTATACTTCGGTGCAGAGTTTACGCAGGTTTACAGAGAGAGATTTGGCGACAGTAAAATACTTCCGGATGGTGATGCTATTAAAATTCCAAAGGTCTCGGATCTTATAAAGCAATCAGTATCAGAAAATACAAACACTTCGGGTAATTCAAAATAA
- a CDS encoding glycosyltransferase family 4 protein, with protein sequence MLKTNGFHQKTLGISFISSFLPRQCGIATFTNDLATSISKVSRNENIITNIAALNDIPEGYKYPSDVKFEIKDKKINDFKEAAYYLNLSDSDVINIQHEFGLYGGDAGANILYLIENLNKPLVTTLHTILEKPSPDEMKVIKEIAAHSSYLVVQSERAVMMMHNIYGIHPDKVRFIPHGAPEVQFLDTSYYKDKFRLSDKKVILTFGLLGPGKGLEDVITALAEVVKTYPDVVYIILGATHPNVKRQFGETYRISLENLVKKYDLENNVMFINRFVDTKELHEFLLMSDIYVSPYHNKAQIVSGTLTYAMACGKAVVSTPYWYAEESLKNERGILFPFKDSKFLATTLLELLQNESLRNRLRKNAYDATRKLTWNNVAKNYIDVFTRAIVEYKTNTYSGTASKYRALPALPEINFNHLENLTDSTGILQHATYSIGNPAEGYCTDDNVRALLITVMHKLIFNDDKVSKLINIYLRFVYYSFNKEKGLFRNFMSYERKWLEEAGSEDSNGRVIFSLGYIIKNMDSNSIVGLSKSLFDESIQNMKDFKSPRTIAYMILGSVFYLSKFSGALDIKKIFNNKCEELYNCYLKYKDEDWNWYEDSLSYSNARLPHALLMAGQFKNNKKYITAGLESLEWLYEQLLDDSRKFISLIGNDGWLVKGQPKARFDQQPVEIPPLMDACYQAYLITKNPEWISRVNMAFSWFLGNNERQEPICDFATGGCYDGLTSTMFNQNQGAESTLSWLLALLRMTKINQELKMS encoded by the coding sequence ATGCTAAAGACAAATGGTTTCCATCAGAAAACGCTTGGAATATCTTTTATATCATCTTTTCTTCCGCGGCAATGCGGGATTGCTACATTTACAAATGACCTAGCAACATCTATATCTAAAGTATCCCGCAACGAGAATATTATAACAAACATTGCAGCTTTGAACGACATTCCGGAAGGATATAAATATCCTTCCGATGTCAAATTTGAAATTAAAGATAAAAAAATTAATGACTTCAAAGAAGCTGCTTATTATCTGAATCTGTCTGATTCCGATGTTATAAATATTCAGCATGAATTCGGTCTGTACGGCGGTGATGCAGGAGCAAATATTTTATACCTTATTGAAAATTTAAATAAGCCGTTAGTTACTACACTTCATACGATACTTGAAAAACCAAGTCCGGATGAAATGAAAGTGATAAAAGAAATTGCTGCTCACTCATCATATCTGGTTGTTCAATCAGAGAGAGCTGTAATGATGATGCACAATATTTACGGAATTCATCCTGATAAAGTAAGGTTCATTCCACACGGAGCGCCTGAAGTTCAGTTTTTAGATACATCATATTATAAAGATAAATTCAGACTAAGTGATAAGAAGGTTATACTCACATTCGGGCTCCTCGGACCCGGAAAAGGGCTGGAAGATGTTATTACAGCCCTTGCAGAAGTTGTTAAAACATATCCGGATGTTGTATATATAATTTTAGGGGCAACGCATCCGAATGTTAAAAGGCAGTTTGGTGAAACATACAGAATTTCACTGGAGAATCTTGTAAAAAAATATGACCTTGAAAACAACGTCATGTTCATAAACAGATTCGTCGATACAAAAGAGCTTCATGAGTTTTTACTTATGAGTGATATATATGTTAGTCCTTATCACAATAAAGCTCAGATAGTTTCAGGAACATTAACCTATGCAATGGCTTGTGGTAAGGCGGTCGTATCTACACCGTACTGGTACGCGGAAGAATCTCTGAAGAATGAAAGGGGAATATTGTTTCCTTTCAAGGATTCCAAATTCCTGGCAACGACTTTACTTGAGCTTTTACAAAATGAAAGCTTGCGCAACAGGCTTAGAAAAAATGCTTATGACGCTACACGAAAACTTACATGGAATAATGTAGCAAAGAATTACATTGATGTATTTACCCGCGCTATTGTTGAATACAAAACGAATACTTATTCGGGCACTGCTTCAAAGTACAGAGCACTGCCTGCGTTACCTGAAATAAATTTCAATCATCTTGAAAACCTTACTGACTCTACGGGAATACTCCAGCATGCTACATATTCGATAGGCAATCCTGCAGAAGGATATTGCACAGATGATAATGTAAGAGCATTGCTTATAACAGTAATGCATAAGCTGATTTTTAATGATGATAAGGTAAGCAAACTGATAAATATTTATCTCAGATTTGTTTATTATTCATTTAATAAAGAAAAAGGTCTGTTCAGGAATTTTATGTCCTATGAAAGAAAGTGGCTTGAAGAAGCCGGCTCTGAAGATTCAAACGGAAGAGTGATTTTTTCATTGGGATATATTATAAAAAATATGGATTCAAATTCAATTGTCGGACTTTCAAAATCTTTATTTGATGAAAGCATTCAGAACATGAAAGATTTCAAATCTCCCAGAACTATTGCTTATATGATTCTTGGAAGTGTTTTTTATCTTTCAAAATTTTCCGGTGCGCTTGATATAAAAAAAATATTCAATAACAAATGTGAAGAATTATACAATTGTTATCTGAAATATAAAGATGAAGACTGGAACTGGTACGAAGACAGTCTTTCATATTCAAATGCAAGATTGCCTCACGCGCTTTTAATGGCAGGTCAGTTTAAAAATAATAAAAAATATATAACTGCCGGACTTGAATCTCTTGAATGGCTATACGAACAATTACTGGATGACAGCAGGAAATTTATATCTTTAATCGGAAACGACGGATGGCTTGTTAAAGGGCAGCCCAAGGCAAGATTTGACCAGCAGCCTGTGGAAATACCGCCGTTAATGGATGCATGTTATCAGGCTTATCTTATAACAAAAAATCCCGAATGGATTAGCAGAGTTAATATGGCTTTCAGCTGGTTCCTTGGCAACAATGAAAGACAGGAGCCGATTTGCGATTTTGCAACAGGCGGCTGCTACGACGGATTAACATCTACAATGTTCAATCAAAATCAGGGAGCGGAATCTACCTTAAGCTGGCTTCTTGCTTTACTTAGAATGACAAAAATTAATCAGGAATTAAAAATGAGCTGA
- a CDS encoding glycosidase, with the protein MDKLMYSFHGPGLFKRYKNNPILTPAMWPYRINSCFNAAATMFNNEVLLLNRVEDMRGFSHLCKATSKDGYTNWKIDSKPTMLPKVEDFPEDKYGIEDPRIVLLEEEGKFAVTYTSFSESGPLVSLATTEDFETFRRYGVVMPPDDKDASLFPRKFNGRYALIHRPSPTNYLIGAHIWISYSPDLKHWGDSAILLPARKGSWWDAYKVGLGPQPIETKEGWLIIYHGVKTTAAGSIYRLGLALLDLDDPTKIIRRSDEWIFGPSEMYERVGDVPDVTFPCGVVVKGDDLIMYYGAADTTMAIATASMKEILTYLMKC; encoded by the coding sequence ATGGATAAACTAATGTATTCTTTTCACGGACCCGGACTTTTTAAAAGATATAAGAATAATCCGATTCTTACACCTGCTATGTGGCCATACAGGATAAACTCATGCTTCAATGCAGCTGCAACAATGTTTAACAATGAAGTTCTGCTTTTAAACAGAGTTGAAGATATGAGAGGCTTCTCTCATTTATGCAAAGCAACAAGCAAAGACGGATATACTAACTGGAAGATTGATTCCAAACCTACAATGCTTCCGAAGGTAGAAGACTTTCCGGAAGATAAGTACGGAATAGAAGACCCGAGAATCGTGCTGCTTGAAGAAGAAGGTAAGTTTGCAGTAACATATACTTCATTTTCAGAGAGCGGTCCTCTGGTTTCACTCGCTACTACAGAAGATTTTGAAACATTCAGAAGATACGGAGTTGTAATGCCGCCGGACGATAAAGATGCATCATTATTCCCGAGAAAATTTAACGGCAGATACGCACTGATTCACAGACCTTCACCGACAAATTATTTAATAGGTGCGCATATATGGATATCATACTCACCTGATTTAAAACACTGGGGTGACAGCGCAATTTTATTGCCTGCAAGAAAAGGAAGCTGGTGGGATGCATATAAAGTCGGGCTTGGACCTCAGCCTATTGAAACAAAAGAAGGCTGGCTTATAATTTATCACGGAGTAAAAACTACGGCTGCAGGTTCTATTTACAGACTGGGATTAGCTTTACTTGATTTAGATGACCCAACAAAAATAATAAGAAGAAGTGATGAGTGGATTTTCGGACCTAGTGAAATGTACGAGAGAGTCGGAGATGTGCCAGATGTAACTTTCCCATGCGGAGTAGTAGTAAAGGGTGACGATCTGATAATGTATTACGGCGCTGCAGATACAACGATGGCTATAGCAACAGCTTCTATGAAAGAAATATTAACTTATTTAATGAAATGCTAA
- a CDS encoding phosphoribosylpyrophosphate synthetase: MKTLVEVINRLREKHYIHDFEVSHHKLICKETGECFDAHEVNIDKTFRFEGDSNPDDMSVLFALTCKSGTQGILIDAYGTYANSDVTEFVKKIPHQDEAVAEVI, encoded by the coding sequence ATGAAAACGCTCGTTGAAGTAATTAACAGACTGCGGGAGAAACACTATATACACGATTTCGAAGTATCGCATCATAAGCTTATTTGCAAAGAAACAGGTGAGTGTTTTGATGCGCATGAAGTGAATATAGATAAGACGTTCCGTTTTGAAGGCGACTCTAATCCGGATGACATGTCAGTTTTATTTGCTCTTACATGCAAATCAGGTACACAAGGAATTCTTATCGATGCCTATGGAACCTATGCAAATTCAGATGTAACAGAGTTTGTTAAAAAAATTCCGCATCAGGATGAAGCTGTTGCTGAAGTAATATAA
- a CDS encoding outer membrane beta-barrel protein gives MKSQKLFSTLLAVILFAFASNSFAQTTTTVVTTPSKTYVVTKEAYPQWSVAPSGGIVFPIMELSNSFKANGIFGLEAGAKVNKEVGFYLRGNYMFMNSSASGGAIGKYIEITAGPRYYFSSINVKSQLFADAGIGPYIFSQASYQPGDPTAAVVPEINETKLGVNAGIGASLYLSPNMNLMLRTKYNTVFTSTTTKSFITASTGLEFKF, from the coding sequence ATGAAATCCCAGAAATTATTTTCTACGCTATTAGCTGTGATATTATTTGCATTTGCATCTAATTCATTTGCACAAACAACAACAACAGTTGTTACAACACCATCTAAAACGTATGTAGTAACAAAAGAAGCTTATCCGCAATGGTCAGTTGCTCCATCAGGCGGTATTGTATTCCCAATTATGGAATTAAGCAACAGCTTTAAAGCTAATGGTATTTTTGGTCTTGAAGCAGGCGCAAAGGTAAACAAAGAAGTAGGTTTTTACTTAAGAGGTAACTATATGTTCATGAACTCAAGCGCAAGCGGCGGAGCAATCGGAAAATATATTGAAATAACTGCAGGACCAAGATATTATTTCTCAAGCATCAATGTTAAATCACAATTATTTGCAGATGCAGGTATCGGACCTTATATTTTCAGTCAGGCAAGTTATCAGCCCGGAGACCCGACAGCAGCAGTAGTACCAGAAATAAATGAAACAAAGCTTGGTGTTAATGCAGGAATAGGTGCTTCATTATACTTATCACCGAACATGAATCTTATGCTAAGAACAAAATATAACACAGTGTTTACATCAACAACAACAAAGAGCTTTATTACAGCATCAACAGGATTAGAATTTAAGTTCTAA